Proteins from one Verrucomicrobiales bacterium genomic window:
- a CDS encoding zinc ribbon domain-containing protein codes for MPTYEYVCDKCGHAFEFFHSMTAKPLTTCPKELCPKKTWGKGKVSKQLSAGAGLIFKGTGFYITDYRSQNYKDGAKKDSTASSSSSSSTSSSSSDKPASSAASSSSSSTPTPAAPAPAATKPKSEKKK; via the coding sequence ATGCCGACTTACGAATACGTCTGTGACAAATGCGGTCATGCGTTTGAATTCTTTCACTCGATGACCGCGAAGCCGCTCACGACTTGTCCGAAAGAACTCTGTCCCAAGAAAACCTGGGGCAAGGGCAAGGTGTCCAAGCAGTTGAGTGCGGGGGCGGGCCTTATCTTTAAGGGAACGGGCTTCTACATTACCGATTACCGCAGCCAGAACTACAAAGATGGCGCGAAGAAGGATTCAACCGCTTCCTCCAGCAGCTCGAGTTCGACCTCCAGCAGCAGCTCCGACAAACCCGCTAGCTCGGCCGCTTCCAGCAGCAGCAGCAGCACCCCGACGCCGGCGGCTCCCGCTCCGGCTGCGACTAAGCCCAAGTCGGAGAAGAAGAAGTAA
- the accC gene encoding acetyl-CoA carboxylase biotin carboxylase subunit — protein MFEKILVANRGEIAVRIIRACKELNIKTVAVYSEADANSIHVQLADEAICIGKNPSSESYLRIDRIISAAEIADVDAIHPGYGFLSENAHFAEVCESCNIRFIGPSSRAMNALENKATSRNLARKAGVPCPPGSEGLVENEADALTIAKKIGYPVMIKAIAGGGGRGMRVAHNDISLVKGYHTARTEAEKAFGNSGVYIEKFIENPHHIEFQILGDNRGNIIHLGERDCSIQRRNQKVVEETPSPLIENKFKDLRKKMGKAAVRIAEVAQYSNAGTVEFVVDEKGNFYFLEVNKRIQVEHPITEEVTGVDLVKQQIMIAMGEPLRLSQSDIVFKGHAIECRINAEDPFDDFRPSPGRIEMYYAPGGRGVRVDSHAYAGYTIPPHYDSMIGKLITYGRDRRDAMDKMSRALSEYMITGVKTTIPFEQAILQDPNFRRGVYSTNFIEQLLGGARRELFEDRA, from the coding sequence ATGTTCGAGAAAATCCTGGTAGCCAACCGCGGGGAAATTGCCGTTCGGATCATCCGTGCCTGCAAAGAGTTAAACATTAAGACCGTCGCGGTCTACTCCGAGGCAGATGCCAACTCGATCCATGTGCAACTGGCCGACGAAGCCATCTGCATTGGCAAGAACCCCAGTTCCGAAAGCTACCTCCGGATCGATCGCATCATCAGCGCTGCGGAGATCGCGGACGTGGACGCCATTCACCCCGGATACGGCTTCCTTTCCGAAAACGCCCATTTCGCCGAGGTCTGCGAGAGCTGCAACATCCGCTTCATCGGGCCCAGCTCGCGCGCCATGAACGCGCTGGAAAACAAGGCCACCAGCCGGAATCTGGCCCGCAAGGCCGGGGTGCCCTGCCCTCCTGGATCGGAAGGTTTGGTCGAAAACGAGGCCGATGCCCTCACGATTGCGAAGAAAATTGGCTATCCGGTCATGATCAAGGCCATCGCCGGGGGCGGTGGACGGGGCATGCGAGTAGCCCACAACGATATTTCGCTGGTCAAAGGGTATCACACAGCCCGGACCGAGGCGGAAAAAGCCTTCGGCAACTCAGGGGTCTACATCGAGAAGTTCATCGAGAACCCTCACCATATCGAGTTTCAGATCCTGGGGGACAACCGCGGGAATATCATCCACCTCGGCGAGCGTGATTGCTCGATCCAGCGACGGAACCAGAAAGTCGTCGAGGAAACCCCGTCCCCGCTGATCGAAAACAAGTTCAAAGACCTGCGCAAGAAGATGGGCAAAGCGGCGGTTCGCATCGCCGAAGTTGCCCAGTATTCCAATGCCGGAACCGTGGAGTTCGTCGTGGACGAAAAGGGGAATTTCTACTTCCTCGAGGTCAACAAGCGAATCCAGGTGGAGCATCCGATCACCGAGGAAGTCACCGGCGTCGACCTGGTCAAACAGCAGATTATGATCGCCATGGGCGAGCCGCTGCGCTTGTCCCAGAGCGACATCGTCTTCAAGGGTCATGCCATCGAATGCCGCATCAATGCGGAGGATCCATTCGATGACTTCCGTCCATCCCCGGGCCGAATCGAGATGTATTACGCCCCCGGTGGACGCGGGGTTCGCGTCGATAGCCATGCTTATGCCGGCTACACCATCCCTCCCCACTACGACTCGATGATTGGGAAACTGATCACCTATGGACGGGACCGCCGCGACGCCATGGACAAGATGAGCCGAGCGCTCAGCGAATACATGATCACGGGTGTCAAAACCACGATCCCCTTCGAACAGGCGATCCTCCAGGACCCCAACTTCCGCCGAGGCGTGTATTCCACCAACTTCATCGAACAGCTGCTGGGCGGTGCTCGCCGCGAGTTGTTCGAGGATCGAGCCTAA
- the thiE gene encoding thiamine phosphate synthase, giving the protein MIPRVSLYTFVDAAYLHGRSPRAVAQALCDGGSDLIQLRAKGLPESQVRAMAEEIQPITRAAGVALVINDYPDIAVDVGAEYCHLGQEDFFESGKAQIQELAASAKGVRFGLSTHAPEQAKRAIAAGPDYIAIGPIYRTGTKPTAHPVTLEYVRWAGIHVTLPWFAIGGITLENLPEVVEAGATRICVVSAILNAPDITQACQMFKNRLASAIGSP; this is encoded by the coding sequence ATGATCCCCCGCGTCTCGCTCTACACTTTCGTGGATGCCGCCTATCTGCACGGCCGCTCACCTCGGGCGGTCGCGCAAGCGCTGTGCGATGGGGGCTCCGACTTGATCCAACTTCGAGCTAAAGGCCTCCCCGAGTCCCAAGTCCGCGCAATGGCCGAGGAGATCCAACCGATCACCCGGGCCGCTGGGGTAGCATTGGTCATCAACGATTATCCCGATATCGCCGTCGATGTCGGGGCGGAGTATTGTCACCTTGGCCAAGAAGATTTTTTTGAGAGCGGCAAAGCCCAGATTCAAGAACTCGCCGCCAGCGCCAAAGGTGTCCGTTTCGGCCTCAGCACCCATGCCCCCGAACAGGCGAAACGCGCAATCGCTGCCGGACCCGACTATATCGCTATAGGACCGATTTATCGCACCGGAACGAAGCCTACAGCTCACCCTGTGACCTTAGAATACGTCCGTTGGGCCGGCATCCACGTAACTCTGCCGTGGTTTGCAATTGGCGGAATCACCCTCGAGAACCTTCCCGAAGTGGTTGAAGCTGGGGCCACCCGAATCTGTGTGGTCTCGGCCATCCTGAATGCCCCTGACATCACCCAAGCTTGTCAGATGTTCAAGAACCGCCTAGCTTCCGCCATCGGATCGCCCTGA
- the aroQ gene encoding type II 3-dehydroquinate dehydratase: protein MKVLVLNGPNLNLLGLREPGVYGRTTLAQIEALMSDRAKALNVEIDFRQTNHEGQLIDWIHESRETHAALVLNAGAYTHTSVALRDAIAGSGLPTVEVHLSNIHAREEFRHRSLIAAVCRGQIAGFGPHSYVLGLEAAVNIIGAKNTA, encoded by the coding sequence ATGAAAGTCCTGGTGCTCAACGGACCGAATCTCAACCTCCTGGGCTTGCGCGAGCCGGGTGTCTACGGACGAACCACACTCGCGCAGATCGAAGCGTTGATGTCGGATCGAGCCAAGGCCCTGAACGTCGAGATCGACTTCCGGCAGACTAACCACGAAGGACAACTCATCGATTGGATTCATGAATCGAGAGAAACCCACGCGGCCCTGGTGCTGAATGCCGGTGCCTACACCCACACCAGCGTCGCGCTCCGCGACGCCATCGCCGGAAGCGGACTCCCGACCGTCGAAGTCCATCTTTCCAACATCCACGCCCGCGAGGAATTCCGCCACCGCTCCCTGATCGCAGCCGTTTGCCGCGGTCAAATCGCCGGTTTCGGTCCTCACTCCTACGTTCTCGGCCTGGAAGCGGCCGTTAACATTATCGGAGCGAAAAACACGGCTTAA
- the accB gene encoding acetyl-CoA carboxylase biotin carboxyl carrier protein yields MDLKDIKAIIELMKKNSISEFELERQDFKVKLKRGLGQSAEDTSFTYLPTGGGGHQALPSSAPAPAASSDEAEIKSPMIGTFYRSPSPESGSYVEVGSEVNPDTVVCIIEAMKVMNEIKAEVRGVITQVMLDNAKPVEFNQPLFKIRPL; encoded by the coding sequence GTGGACCTAAAGGATATCAAGGCGATCATCGAACTGATGAAGAAGAACTCGATCTCCGAGTTCGAACTGGAACGGCAGGACTTTAAGGTTAAGCTCAAGCGCGGTTTAGGCCAAAGCGCTGAAGATACGAGCTTCACCTACCTTCCTACCGGCGGAGGGGGCCATCAAGCCCTACCGTCCTCCGCTCCGGCTCCCGCCGCCTCCAGCGACGAGGCCGAGATTAAGTCCCCCATGATCGGCACCTTTTACCGCTCCCCGTCCCCGGAATCAGGTTCCTATGTGGAGGTCGGATCCGAGGTTAATCCTGACACCGTGGTCTGCATTATCGAGGCCATGAAGGTCATGAACGAGATCAAGGCTGAGGTCCGCGGAGTGATCACCCAGGTGATGCTCGACAACGCCAAGCCGGTGGAATTTAACCAACCGCTGTTCAAGATCCGGCCACTGTAA
- a CDS encoding DUF72 domain-containing protein, which produces MTLKLPFDNGNSGRAQVVERIRPKLAWLAQRGVYLGTSSWKYAGWIGQLYEEARYVYRGRFSDARFQRMCLSEYAEVFKSVGVDAAYYAFPTRDQLTGWMDSVPPDFRFSFKVTDDITLKRFPNLPRFGHRAGKPNPDFLNAAKFEELFLGPCAEFRDRVGVLMFEFTRFHASDFLRGRDFVDALDEFLKRLPAGWDYGVEIRNATFLQPEYFQMLAQRGVAPVFNSWEAMPPLAEQMAIASAFAYPEVAAARLLLKPGRAYADAVARFSPYAELKEAYPEARLAAAGLIQRTVKEGKPKRSYLYVNNRLEGNAIQTIDAILEQSQVPGNPGG; this is translated from the coding sequence ATGACCCTCAAACTGCCATTCGACAACGGCAACTCCGGCCGCGCCCAAGTGGTCGAGCGGATCCGACCCAAGTTGGCCTGGTTAGCCCAACGGGGGGTGTATCTGGGCACCTCCTCCTGGAAATACGCTGGCTGGATTGGGCAGCTGTATGAGGAGGCGCGATATGTCTATCGAGGGCGGTTTTCCGATGCCCGGTTTCAGCGGATGTGCCTGAGCGAATATGCTGAGGTCTTCAAGAGCGTGGGGGTGGATGCGGCCTACTATGCCTTTCCCACGCGTGATCAGCTAACGGGCTGGATGGACAGCGTTCCCCCTGATTTTCGGTTTTCTTTCAAAGTGACCGACGACATCACCCTGAAACGGTTTCCCAACCTCCCACGCTTTGGGCACCGGGCGGGGAAACCGAATCCTGACTTTCTGAACGCGGCCAAGTTTGAGGAGCTTTTCTTGGGGCCCTGCGCAGAATTTCGGGATCGGGTGGGGGTGCTGATGTTTGAGTTCACTCGCTTTCACGCTTCGGACTTTCTGCGCGGCCGCGATTTTGTGGACGCGTTGGATGAATTCTTGAAGCGGCTGCCTGCTGGATGGGATTACGGAGTCGAGATCCGCAACGCGACCTTCTTACAGCCCGAGTATTTTCAGATGTTGGCCCAGCGGGGGGTGGCCCCGGTTTTCAATAGCTGGGAAGCCATGCCTCCCCTCGCCGAACAGATGGCAATCGCCAGTGCGTTCGCTTATCCAGAGGTTGCAGCGGCGCGACTGCTGTTGAAGCCAGGTCGGGCCTACGCCGATGCGGTTGCCCGCTTCAGCCCCTATGCCGAGCTTAAAGAGGCCTACCCGGAGGCCCGGCTGGCTGCCGCCGGGCTGATTCAGCGGACGGTGAAGGAGGGTAAGCCCAAGAGATCCTATCTTTACGTCAATAATCGATTGGAAGGCAATGCCATCCAGACGATTGATGCCATTCTTGAGCAGTCTCAGGTGCCCGGAAACCCGGGCGGCTGA
- a CDS encoding bifunctional hydroxymethylpyrimidine kinase/phosphomethylpyrimidine kinase: MSVLIVGSTALDSIKTPKAENPRLLGGSASHAAVAASFFSPVKMVGVVGHDFPKKYIALYRKHGIDLAGLQIEEGKTFHWSGEYEVNMNNRRTLATELGVFEKFSPSLPDTHKSTPYLLLANIAPALQHHVLDQMWKPKFVIADTMDLWLNIALDDLLKLLKRIDALVLNDSEAHQLTSSDNTIEAAKRIHKLGPKHVIIKKGEHGSILSNRDGLFVCPAYPLRKVVDPTGAGDSFVGALMGYLASNRGAAEKNLRRAMIHGSVVASICCEGFGLTRTTRATRKEINKRVKELEQLTRF, from the coding sequence ATGAGCGTCTTGATAGTCGGTTCAACCGCCCTCGATTCCATCAAAACCCCCAAAGCGGAGAATCCCCGTCTACTCGGAGGGTCAGCCAGCCACGCGGCCGTGGCGGCAAGTTTCTTTTCCCCGGTCAAAATGGTAGGGGTGGTGGGGCATGATTTTCCCAAGAAGTACATCGCCCTATACCGAAAGCACGGAATCGATCTGGCCGGCCTCCAAATCGAAGAGGGCAAGACCTTTCATTGGTCGGGAGAGTATGAGGTCAACATGAACAACCGTCGCACCCTGGCCACCGAGCTAGGCGTGTTCGAAAAGTTCTCCCCCTCCCTCCCCGACACCCACAAATCCACCCCCTACCTTCTGTTGGCGAACATCGCCCCGGCCCTGCAGCACCATGTCCTGGACCAGATGTGGAAGCCGAAGTTCGTCATCGCCGACACGATGGATCTTTGGTTGAACATCGCCCTGGACGACCTGCTGAAGCTGCTCAAGCGCATCGACGCGCTCGTGCTGAACGACAGCGAAGCGCACCAGCTAACCTCGTCTGACAACACCATCGAGGCGGCCAAGCGCATTCACAAGCTGGGACCCAAACACGTCATCATCAAAAAAGGGGAGCACGGCTCCATCCTTTCCAATCGGGATGGTCTGTTCGTGTGCCCCGCCTATCCGTTGCGCAAGGTGGTGGATCCAACCGGCGCAGGCGACAGCTTCGTCGGTGCCCTGATGGGATACCTAGCCTCCAACCGAGGAGCCGCAGAAAAAAATCTTCGTCGAGCCATGATCCACGGCAGCGTCGTAGCATCGATCTGCTGCGAAGGTTTCGGCCTCACCCGAACCACTCGAGCCACCCGCAAAGAGATCAACAAGCGTGTGAAAGAGCTCGAGCAATTGACGCGGTTCTAA